In Clostridium swellfunianum, a genomic segment contains:
- a CDS encoding ABC transporter ATP-binding protein: MLSSFLKTNKYIFKCSPTKYMVYVLLNVMSVVETVVVLKSMEFITNAVYRLFTKTSKGFNREMNVIILYGLALALLYSASILRQLLLKKITLEISFRFEKDLNSKLSTILWDYYEKHETSVKIYEVRTKSLSSMLSLIDSSMFYITTFIYIFVYGFFLSQINFFAVIVYLTLVVSSIKVSDRVFNEVRDIWDKIQPYSQKQNYFFGISGNKTEHQEYRFNRMFNFVSSRWEKYFDEEYKLRLKIFKKYEITLQTARIILNTPYILMMIYVSYEIVIGRYEIGFLILCQSMFNNIVNTFGGVQDCINKDKIETKFTKSFFDILDLKDEEKRFNDETIKGNISFSNVVYSYPQSKAKALDNFNFEINQGEKIAIVGHNGSGKTTFTNLLMALTKNFDGNIEADKNSDNVFSLLRNSISCILQDFSQYQMTIRENIEIGNIEYKFSDNEIIDFLDKVGLKEYVLSLSNGIDTRLGQLEEGIELSKGQWQRMAIARLLTNDKATVWILDEPTAYLDPISEIEIYDLIYRLAGSRTVFFISHRLGFAKKADRIVVFENGRIIEEGTHHHLMNLDGEYAKMYKNQESWYVA, from the coding sequence ATGCTTAGCAGCTTTTTAAAAACAAATAAGTATATATTTAAATGTTCACCTACTAAGTATATGGTTTATGTTTTATTAAATGTAATGTCTGTTGTAGAAACAGTTGTAGTTCTTAAGTCAATGGAATTTATTACCAATGCGGTATACAGGCTCTTTACTAAAACTTCAAAAGGTTTTAACAGAGAAATGAATGTCATAATTCTATATGGATTAGCTTTAGCACTACTTTATTCAGCATCTATATTAAGGCAATTACTTTTGAAGAAAATAACTCTTGAGATTTCTTTTAGGTTTGAAAAAGACTTAAATTCAAAATTGAGTACGATTTTATGGGATTACTATGAGAAGCACGAAACCTCTGTGAAAATTTATGAGGTGAGAACAAAATCTCTTTCCTCCATGCTTTCTTTAATAGACAGTAGCATGTTTTATATTACTACATTCATATATATTTTTGTTTATGGATTTTTTTTGTCTCAAATAAATTTTTTTGCTGTTATAGTATATTTAACTCTAGTTGTATCTTCAATCAAAGTATCTGATAGAGTATTTAATGAAGTAAGAGATATATGGGATAAAATACAGCCTTACAGTCAAAAACAGAATTACTTCTTTGGCATAAGTGGAAATAAGACTGAGCACCAGGAGTATAGATTTAACAGGATGTTCAATTTTGTAAGCAGCAGGTGGGAAAAATATTTTGATGAGGAGTATAAGCTTAGACTTAAAATATTTAAAAAATATGAAATTACTCTTCAAACTGCTAGAATTATTTTAAATACGCCATATATACTTATGATGATTTATGTTTCTTATGAAATTGTAATCGGAAGGTATGAAATAGGGTTTTTGATACTTTGTCAAAGCATGTTTAACAATATTGTTAATACTTTCGGAGGAGTTCAGGATTGTATAAATAAAGATAAAATAGAAACCAAGTTTACGAAAAGCTTTTTTGATATTCTAGATTTAAAGGATGAAGAGAAGCGTTTTAATGATGAGACTATAAAAGGCAATATCAGTTTTAGTAATGTTGTATATTCTTATCCACAATCAAAAGCTAAAGCTCTAGATAATTTTAATTTTGAAATAAATCAAGGTGAAAAAATTGCCATAGTTGGACATAATGGAAGCGGTAAAACAACCTTTACCAATCTTTTGATGGCTCTTACTAAAAACTTTGATGGAAATATTGAAGCTGACAAAAACTCCGATAACGTGTTTTCTCTGCTTAGAAACAGCATATCATGTATACTTCAAGACTTTTCTCAGTATCAAATGACAATAAGAGAAAATATAGAGATTGGAAATATTGAATATAAGTTTAGCGATAATGAGATAATTGATTTTCTGGATAAGGTTGGTCTTAAAGAATATGTGCTTTCACTTTCAAATGGTATAGACACAAGGCTTGGTCAGCTTGAAGAAGGTATAGAATTATCTAAAGGACAATGGCAGAGAATGGCTATAGCAAGACTTCTAACAAATGATAAAGCAACAGTATGGATTTTAGATGAACCTACAGCTTACCTTGATCCAATTTCTGAGATTGAAATATATGATTTGATTTATAGACTTGCAGGGAGTAGAACCGTGTTTTTTATATCTCACCGTCTAGGTTTTGCTAAAAAGGCAGATAGAATTGTCGTCTTTGAAAACGGTAGGATTATTGAAGAAGGAACTCACCATCATTTAATGAATCTAGATGGGGAATATGCAAAGATGTATAAGAATCAGGAAAGTTGGTATGTAGCATGA